A window of Pseudooceanicola aestuarii contains these coding sequences:
- a CDS encoding APC family permease, with protein MQSEKETYRENSISLGGAVAMGTGVMIGAGIFALTGQIAQLAGPLFPLAFIAGAVVTSFSAYSYIRMSNKWPSSGGIAMILQKCYGPGAIAGGAALLMALSMVIAESLVARTFATYVLRPFDIEGGPLVPALAVAVIVFAFLVNIAGNRSVGLFSLIMAAIKIGGIALFGIAALWSSGFAFAAASETPQSYSITGFIASTALAILAFKGFTTITNSGAEITEPNRNVGRAIMFSIGICVVVYLLVAFGVGSSLTIEEIISARDYSLAQAAQPALGQTGFILTVILAAVATASGVLASVFAVSRMLAMLTDMEMIPHSHFGMSGPIQRHTLVYTVVIASALAVLFDLGRIASLGAFFYLVMDMIIHWGVFRYRRTDVGASGIVLLSALSLDAIVLAAFTVMKLQSDPMIVLYAAVGMIAVFAFERVYLSKWMAPQAAHAHGD; from the coding sequence ATGCAGAGCGAAAAAGAAACGTACCGCGAAAATTCCATCAGTCTGGGCGGAGCCGTTGCGATGGGGACAGGCGTGATGATCGGCGCTGGAATCTTTGCGTTGACGGGGCAAATCGCGCAGCTCGCCGGCCCGCTTTTCCCGCTTGCATTCATCGCCGGCGCGGTCGTCACAAGCTTCAGCGCCTACAGCTACATCAGGATGTCGAACAAATGGCCGTCCTCGGGTGGCATCGCCATGATCCTGCAGAAATGCTATGGCCCCGGAGCCATCGCGGGCGGGGCCGCACTGCTGATGGCGCTCAGCATGGTGATCGCGGAAAGCCTCGTCGCCCGGACCTTCGCCACCTATGTCTTGCGCCCTTTCGATATCGAAGGTGGCCCATTGGTCCCCGCTCTGGCCGTGGCCGTAATCGTTTTCGCCTTTCTGGTGAACATCGCCGGAAACCGCTCGGTCGGGCTATTTTCGCTGATCATGGCAGCGATCAAGATCGGAGGCATAGCTCTGTTCGGCATCGCGGCCCTGTGGTCCAGTGGTTTTGCGTTCGCCGCGGCCTCCGAGACGCCTCAATCCTACAGTATAACCGGTTTCATAGCATCCACGGCGCTGGCTATCCTTGCCTTCAAAGGGTTCACGACGATCACCAACAGCGGGGCCGAGATCACCGAACCCAACCGCAACGTTGGCCGAGCAATCATGTTCTCGATCGGGATCTGCGTCGTCGTTTACCTGTTGGTAGCCTTCGGGGTTGGTTCGAGTCTGACGATCGAGGAGATCATCTCGGCGCGTGACTATTCACTGGCACAAGCGGCGCAGCCCGCCCTTGGACAAACCGGCTTCATACTGACGGTGATCCTGGCCGCTGTCGCAACCGCGTCCGGCGTTCTGGCCAGCGTCTTCGCGGTGTCGCGCATGCTGGCGATGTTGACGGACATGGAAATGATCCCGCACAGCCACTTCGGAATGTCCGGCCCTATCCAGCGCCACACGCTGGTCTATACCGTTGTCATCGCTTCAGCGCTGGCCGTGCTTTTCGACCTGGGCCGGATCGCATCCCTCGGTGCCTTCTTCTACCTTGTAATGGACATGATCATACACTGGGGCGTGTTCCGCTATCGTCGAACAGATGTGGGCGCCTCCGGTATCGTGCTTTTGAGTGCCCTGTCGCTCGATGCGATTGTACTGGCAGCTTTCACCGTGATGAAGCTTCAAAGCGACCCGATGATCGTTCTCTACGCCGCTGTCGGGATGATCGCCGTGTTCGCCTTCGAGCGCGTTTACTTGTCGAAGTGGATGGCACCGCAAGCTGCACACGCCCACGGTGATTAG
- a CDS encoding cytochrome c biogenesis CcdA family protein, with protein sequence MARALTAALLAGTISFLSPCVLPLVPGYVSYVTGRTAAEGGVVGASPSRAVWLSLCFVLGFSTIFMGLGASATAMGQALLRWRYELNLVGGGIIIFFGLFMIGAARVSVMERDFRFNLNIPGGQPAASYVLGLAFGFGWTPCIGPILGAILTASAASATMGEGIMLLAVYSAGLGIPFLIVAGFTDQIAGRLRAIGRVGRRLHQLAGIVMILMGLAMMTGQLSALSYWMLDVFPVLGRIG encoded by the coding sequence TTGGCGCGCGCCCTCACCGCCGCCCTCCTAGCCGGCACGATATCATTTCTGTCCCCCTGCGTGCTACCTCTTGTGCCAGGTTATGTCTCCTACGTAACCGGGCGCACAGCCGCTGAGGGCGGGGTGGTCGGCGCTTCGCCGTCGCGCGCGGTCTGGCTGAGCCTGTGTTTTGTCCTCGGCTTCTCCACCATCTTCATGGGACTTGGCGCATCCGCGACTGCAATGGGTCAGGCCCTGCTTCGGTGGCGGTATGAACTCAACCTCGTTGGGGGCGGCATCATCATTTTCTTCGGGCTCTTCATGATAGGAGCCGCGCGTGTTTCGGTCATGGAACGCGACTTCCGATTCAATCTCAACATCCCCGGGGGCCAACCCGCTGCGTCCTATGTCCTCGGTCTTGCCTTCGGTTTCGGCTGGACTCCGTGCATCGGCCCGATCCTCGGCGCGATCCTGACAGCCAGTGCGGCGAGTGCCACGATGGGCGAAGGTATCATGCTGCTTGCCGTCTATTCCGCCGGCCTTGGAATACCGTTTCTGATCGTGGCCGGATTCACCGACCAGATCGCGGGACGGTTGCGGGCCATCGGCCGGGTTGGCCGCCGCCTCCACCAGCTTGCGGGCATAGTGATGATCTTGATGGGGCTGGCGATGATGACAGGGCAGTTGAGCGCGCTGTCATACTGGATGCTCGACGTATTTCCGGTTCTGGGACGGATCGGATAG
- a CDS encoding L,D-transpeptidase, which translates to MLTRRHFIQTTTALFSASISSPLLADTWPTDAQKAAWDAQVTPPGYDPATSNPWGLHPRFLPQRVLAKDGLVPGDIHVDAVARYLYHIEEGGTAMRYGVAIARGKLYEPGTYTIKRKVRWPHWQPTQNMIDRDPELYADIADGMEPGPENALGSRALYLFVGDRDTYLRIHGTPYPRSIGGRASSGCVRMVMAHINDLYPNVEIGSTAFLYSAEDSVTPRS; encoded by the coding sequence ATGCTGACAAGACGACATTTCATCCAGACGACCACCGCGCTGTTTTCGGCATCGATATCCAGCCCGCTCCTTGCAGACACGTGGCCTACCGATGCGCAGAAGGCAGCTTGGGACGCACAGGTTACACCTCCCGGCTACGACCCGGCCACGTCCAACCCTTGGGGCCTTCACCCTCGCTTCCTGCCACAGCGGGTCCTCGCGAAGGACGGACTTGTACCCGGTGATATCCATGTCGATGCTGTTGCGCGCTATCTCTACCACATCGAAGAAGGCGGCACGGCGATGCGCTATGGCGTGGCGATCGCGCGCGGTAAACTTTACGAACCGGGCACCTATACGATCAAGCGCAAGGTCAGGTGGCCGCATTGGCAGCCGACACAAAACATGATCGACCGCGACCCAGAGCTCTACGCCGATATCGCTGACGGTATGGAACCCGGACCTGAAAACGCGCTCGGATCGCGAGCCCTCTATCTCTTCGTCGGCGACCGAGACACCTATCTAAGGATTCACGGGACACCGTATCCAAGAAGCATTGGCGGCCGTGCGAGTTCCGGCTGCGTCCGAATGGTCATGGCACACATCAATGATCTCTATCCCAACGTCGAGATTGGCTCGACGGCATTCCTGTACTCGGCGGAAGACAGCGTCACCCCGAGAAGTTGA
- a CDS encoding heavy metal translocating P-type ATPase: MAILNRVVGPKVGGTEHLAFDVINGRMTILDSAERIPDDEVTQLVATTGMSAKPWDADNAAEDQAAHLARQKRFTSLSGGFWAAGFLFHIVETGMGGALGLFAGHGEVPMPMVEAGIFAVAILFGVWLVAPKAWSSARRLSPDMNLLMVVAVAGAIGLGEFFEAATVAFFFSLSLYLESWSVGRARNAVSALLDLAPPTARVLYDDGSESDVPAAAVAVNARFIVRGGDRIPLDGEVVDGAGAVDQAPITGESALVPKEPGDEVYAGTINGEGTLTVRATKAASDTVLAKIIRMVGDAHARRAPVEQWVAKFARIYTPIVMALAIAIALVPPLLLGGAWDYWFYNALVLLVIACPCALVISTPVSIVAALTASARAGVLIKGGAYVEAPGRTTALAMDKTGTITMGEPEVAAVHPLVGVSARDLMALAASLEARSSHPLARAILSRAEADGVSVSAAEDTRTVPGRGLEGRADGRAIWLGSDRFAEEKGFGNAIPADLRDRIEGAGSTLVAVGDETGVTGVLELRDRIRPDAKGIVARLHAQGVKTIVMLTGDNERTARAVAAEVGIDEVRAELLPEDKVTAIEELVESHDMVAMIGDGVNDAPAMARAHYAIAMGAVGSDAAIETADIALMTDDIGKVPWLIGHSRRAMTIIHQNIGISLATKALFVGLTAFGMASMWGAIAADVGVSLLVVANALRLLNGHQVEAGPSGGEPVGEQMAKGALAHGH; the protein is encoded by the coding sequence GTGGCGATCCTGAACCGGGTTGTCGGGCCGAAAGTGGGCGGAACCGAACACCTGGCATTCGACGTGATCAACGGGCGAATGACCATCCTCGATAGCGCCGAGAGGATACCAGACGACGAAGTCACGCAGTTGGTCGCAACGACCGGCATGAGCGCCAAGCCATGGGATGCCGACAACGCAGCAGAGGACCAGGCGGCGCATCTGGCACGTCAGAAGCGCTTTACCTCGTTGAGCGGCGGCTTCTGGGCGGCGGGATTCCTTTTTCACATTGTCGAGACCGGCATGGGCGGCGCGCTCGGGCTCTTTGCGGGCCATGGCGAGGTGCCTATGCCTATGGTGGAAGCAGGGATCTTCGCCGTCGCGATTCTTTTTGGCGTCTGGCTTGTCGCGCCCAAGGCCTGGTCTTCGGCGCGGAGGCTTAGCCCCGACATGAACCTGCTCATGGTGGTGGCCGTCGCGGGCGCCATCGGCCTCGGCGAGTTTTTTGAGGCCGCGACGGTCGCCTTCTTCTTCTCGCTTTCGCTTTATCTTGAGAGCTGGAGCGTGGGGCGGGCGCGTAATGCGGTTTCCGCGCTCCTCGATCTGGCGCCGCCAACGGCGCGGGTTCTTTACGACGACGGATCTGAATCCGACGTTCCGGCCGCGGCCGTGGCAGTCAATGCAAGGTTTATCGTGCGCGGCGGCGACCGGATCCCCCTCGACGGTGAGGTCGTGGACGGGGCAGGGGCCGTCGATCAGGCCCCAATTACTGGGGAAAGCGCGCTAGTGCCCAAGGAACCAGGCGACGAGGTCTATGCCGGCACGATCAACGGCGAGGGCACACTGACGGTGCGGGCGACGAAGGCCGCCTCGGACACGGTGCTCGCGAAAATCATTCGCATGGTGGGCGATGCCCATGCCCGCCGCGCGCCGGTCGAACAGTGGGTGGCCAAGTTCGCGCGCATCTACACACCCATCGTGATGGCTTTGGCGATCGCCATCGCGCTGGTGCCGCCACTGCTGCTCGGCGGCGCCTGGGACTACTGGTTCTACAATGCTCTGGTCCTTCTGGTCATCGCATGTCCTTGCGCGCTGGTCATTTCTACGCCGGTCTCCATCGTGGCAGCGCTGACCGCGTCGGCACGGGCGGGGGTGCTCATCAAGGGCGGCGCCTATGTCGAGGCGCCGGGGCGGACCACGGCACTGGCGATGGACAAGACCGGGACGATCACCATGGGCGAGCCTGAGGTGGCGGCGGTTCACCCACTGGTCGGCGTTTCCGCACGCGATCTCATGGCGCTGGCAGCAAGCCTGGAGGCGCGGTCTTCACACCCGCTGGCACGCGCCATCCTCTCGCGCGCCGAAGCCGATGGTGTTTCCGTGTCTGCCGCAGAGGACACCCGTACCGTGCCCGGGCGCGGTCTGGAAGGACGCGCCGACGGGCGCGCTATCTGGCTCGGCTCGGATCGCTTCGCCGAAGAGAAGGGGTTCGGCAATGCCATTCCGGCGGATCTGCGGGATCGGATCGAAGGGGCAGGGAGCACCCTCGTTGCCGTGGGTGACGAGACCGGCGTGACCGGCGTACTGGAGCTTCGCGACCGCATCCGCCCAGATGCAAAGGGGATCGTTGCGCGTCTGCATGCGCAGGGTGTGAAGACCATCGTGATGTTGACGGGCGACAACGAACGCACCGCGCGCGCGGTGGCAGCCGAAGTCGGCATCGACGAGGTGCGCGCCGAACTTTTGCCAGAAGACAAGGTGACGGCCATTGAGGAACTCGTCGAAAGCCACGACATGGTGGCGATGATCGGCGACGGTGTGAATGACGCACCGGCCATGGCGCGGGCGCATTATGCCATCGCCATGGGCGCTGTCGGATCGGATGCCGCGATCGAGACGGCCGACATCGCGCTGATGACCGACGACATCGGCAAGGTACCCTGGCTTATCGGCCATTCGCGCCGTGCCATGACGATCATCCACCAGAATATCGGCATATCGCTGGCGACCAAGGCGCTGTTCGTCGGGCTGACCGCGTTCGGTATGGCCTCAATGTGGGGCGCCATTGCTGCGGATGTAGGCGTGTCTCTGCTGGTGGTCGCCAACGCACTTCGGCTCCTGAACGGCCATCAGGTTGAGGCCGGGCCTTCAGGCGGAGAACCGGTGGGCGAGCAGATGGCGAAAGGAGCACTGGCGCACGGTCATTGA
- a CDS encoding L,D-transpeptidase family protein, giving the protein MNTRIPRRVLLLGGLATFLSGCASKFRSYNGPEVTRLRIYKAQRLLVLDGTDDVLRTYPIGLGFAPEGHKQFEGDGRTPEGSYLIDRRNPDSLFHLSIGISFPNEADIAFAKAQGKSPGGDIFIHGGPRKGIDPMNKRDWTAGCISVTDRQIEDIYAMVRDGTPIDIYA; this is encoded by the coding sequence ATGAATACCAGAATTCCACGGCGGGTCTTGCTGTTGGGCGGATTGGCCACCTTCCTGTCTGGCTGTGCCAGCAAGTTCCGGTCCTACAACGGACCCGAAGTGACCCGGCTGCGTATATACAAGGCGCAGCGGCTGCTGGTTCTTGACGGAACGGATGATGTCTTGCGGACCTATCCCATCGGATTGGGCTTCGCGCCCGAAGGCCACAAGCAGTTCGAAGGAGACGGCCGCACGCCGGAGGGCTCCTATCTGATTGACCGGCGCAACCCGGACAGCCTCTTCCACCTCTCCATCGGCATTTCATTCCCGAACGAGGCCGATATCGCGTTTGCGAAGGCGCAAGGAAAATCGCCGGGCGGCGACATTTTCATCCACGGGGGGCCGCGCAAGGGGATCGACCCGATGAACAAGCGCGACTGGACCGCAGGCTGCATCTCCGTCACAGACCGGCAAATCGAGGATATCTACGCCATGGTCAGGGACGGAACCCCCATCGACATCTATGCCTGA
- the phnE gene encoding phosphonate ABC transporter, permease protein PhnE → MAFRGFGGFATSGLIAAAILWSFATTDVEFSRLLSAGPRIADFLGRMFPPDPTVMAEIKKGSAETLRIAILGTLGAVILSVPLGILASETMVSPAVFRPIRTLLAFIRAIPLILVAMLMVGAVGLGPLPGIIAVAFHATGMLAKFYAEAIDGVSRAPIAALESAGAGPLVRLRYAIWPQMAPVVARDTIFRFELNLRESLILGIVGAGGIGFYIQTYVRSFQYDKAASVTIAVVVMVIAIEAINVALRRRFT, encoded by the coding sequence ATGGCGTTCCGCGGGTTTGGCGGCTTTGCGACGAGCGGTCTGATCGCAGCCGCGATCCTGTGGTCCTTCGCCACGACCGATGTCGAGTTCTCGCGACTTCTGTCGGCCGGCCCGCGGATCGCCGATTTCCTCGGTCGCATGTTTCCGCCTGACCCGACGGTGATGGCCGAGATCAAGAAGGGCAGCGCGGAAACGCTGAGGATCGCGATCCTCGGCACCCTCGGTGCTGTGATCCTGTCCGTTCCCCTCGGCATTCTCGCGTCTGAGACGATGGTATCGCCTGCGGTGTTTCGGCCGATCCGAACGCTGCTTGCCTTCATCCGGGCGATTCCGCTGATCCTCGTGGCCATGCTCATGGTGGGCGCTGTCGGGCTCGGGCCGCTGCCCGGCATCATCGCGGTCGCCTTTCATGCAACGGGGATGCTCGCCAAGTTCTATGCCGAGGCGATCGACGGCGTGTCCCGCGCGCCGATCGCAGCACTTGAAAGCGCGGGCGCCGGGCCGCTCGTGCGGCTCAGATACGCGATCTGGCCGCAGATGGCGCCGGTCGTCGCCCGCGACACGATTTTCCGGTTCGAGTTGAACCTGCGCGAGTCGCTGATCCTCGGCATTGTCGGCGCGGGCGGGATCGGCTTTTACATCCAGACCTACGTGCGCTCTTTCCAGTATGATAAGGCGGCCAGCGTCACGATTGCCGTCGTCGTCATGGTCATCGCCATCGAAGCCATCAACGTTGCGCTGCGCCGTCGCTTCACCTGA
- a CDS encoding phosphonate ABC transporter ATP-binding protein, whose translation MSIAAQIDDLSFAHPGTDLPALEGVSLRVPAGESVALLGPSGAGKTTLLALLDGRLQGWSGRVSVLGAPLDPDHPPPRARRPDTGFVFQEFALVERSTVLRNVLNGRLGRMSPLRALFGSPTAHDLEIARAALTDCGIADLAERRVDSLSGGQRQRVAIARCLAQEPLLILADEPVSNLDPARACEILALLTGAAQARGATALFSSHQPDLARRFAQRIIGIRGGQIAFDVPTSELNEDATAELYREVEPIPGISLRAVS comes from the coding sequence ATGAGCATTGCCGCCCAAATCGACGACCTGAGCTTTGCCCATCCGGGCACGGACCTCCCAGCGCTGGAAGGCGTGTCGCTTCGCGTCCCGGCGGGCGAAAGCGTCGCTTTGCTCGGCCCGTCCGGGGCGGGCAAAACGACCCTGCTGGCGCTGCTCGACGGCAGGCTCCAAGGCTGGAGCGGGCGGGTCTCGGTTCTGGGTGCGCCGCTCGATCCCGACCACCCGCCGCCGCGCGCGCGCCGTCCGGATACCGGTTTCGTGTTTCAGGAGTTTGCGTTGGTCGAACGCTCCACGGTTCTGCGTAACGTCCTTAACGGCCGCCTGGGACGCATGTCTCCCCTGCGCGCCCTGTTTGGGTCACCGACCGCGCATGATCTGGAGATTGCCCGCGCGGCACTCACCGATTGCGGCATTGCCGATCTTGCCGAACGCCGGGTCGACAGTCTCAGCGGCGGTCAGCGGCAGCGCGTGGCCATCGCGCGGTGCCTGGCGCAGGAACCGCTCCTAATCCTCGCCGACGAACCGGTGAGCAACCTCGACCCTGCGCGTGCATGTGAGATCCTGGCGCTGCTGACCGGGGCGGCGCAAGCGCGCGGCGCGACGGCGCTGTTTTCGTCGCACCAGCCCGACCTGGCGCGGCGTTTCGCGCAGCGCATCATCGGCATTCGTGGCGGGCAGATCGCCTTTGATGTGCCGACCTCCGAGTTGAACGAGGATGCGACAGCGGAGCTCTATCGGGAGGTTGAGCCAATCCCCGGAATCAGCCTCAGGGCGGTGTCCTGA
- a CDS encoding phosphate/phosphite/phosphonate ABC transporter substrate-binding protein has product MAKHLNRRTVLLLAGASALSLASPLAAQNAGLRLAFIPQENPEKLLGDIEAITGWLASEIGVPVEGFVTIDHAAAVEALRNGDADISFMGALPFVLAEAEIGAVPLLSEVYRDTPSYTGRIFVRRDSGIGALANLRGRDIAFADPISESGYLYPLAEFVEAGLIEGPGQAEVFFGRVYFAGGYQQAMQAMAEGLVDAAGASQYADLLLTPLQQAEVTWIAESEPIPSHLVIARPGLDAGLQDRFIDAMLRLNAPENREKLRYLYGPDGYVRADGAAYDGVRDMARRYGLLE; this is encoded by the coding sequence ATGGCGAAGCACCTGAACCGCAGAACCGTGCTTCTTTTGGCTGGCGCGAGTGCGTTATCTCTGGCGTCCCCGCTCGCTGCGCAGAATGCTGGGTTGCGGCTCGCCTTCATCCCGCAGGAGAACCCGGAGAAGTTGCTGGGTGACATCGAGGCCATCACCGGCTGGCTGGCCAGTGAGATCGGCGTCCCCGTCGAGGGGTTCGTCACCATCGACCATGCGGCCGCGGTCGAAGCTTTGAGAAACGGCGACGCAGATATCTCCTTCATGGGCGCCCTGCCCTTCGTTCTGGCCGAGGCCGAGATCGGTGCCGTGCCGCTCCTCTCGGAGGTCTATCGCGACACGCCGAGTTACACGGGCCGCATCTTCGTTCGGCGCGACAGCGGCATCGGCGCGCTCGCCAACCTGCGGGGGCGCGACATCGCATTCGCGGATCCGATCTCGGAATCGGGCTATCTCTATCCGCTCGCCGAATTCGTGGAGGCCGGGCTGATCGAAGGCCCCGGACAGGCGGAAGTATTCTTCGGCCGCGTCTACTTCGCGGGCGGCTACCAGCAGGCCATGCAGGCCATGGCTGAAGGCCTGGTCGATGCCGCAGGCGCCAGCCAGTACGCCGATCTGCTTCTGACACCGCTGCAGCAGGCAGAGGTGACCTGGATTGCGGAAAGCGAGCCAATCCCGAGTCACCTCGTGATCGCACGTCCGGGGCTCGACGCCGGCCTTCAGGACCGGTTCATCGACGCGATGCTGAGGCTCAACGCACCAGAGAACCGCGAAAAGCTGCGCTATCTCTACGGCCCGGACGGCTATGTCAGGGCCGACGGCGCCGCATATGACGGCGTGCGCGACATGGCGCGCCGATACGGGCTGTTGGAATGA
- a CDS encoding cytochrome c peroxidase: protein MRVLLATLASALLLSGPVAATPAKEAPWLPEAAAYRLTLFLGNLEPLPWDYIETAWTEPYRGSEFSVGALAWLDRKSDIEPDGLLDAIMREDLQAVFAEATRLVALRIEENLDRALAAEESATAQQAVRTARELYRVFEDGIAAADPEAARRIGLAWLELNSSTGSAGVLGAGATSADRDTMATARAAISGYLAENYLIDDFAPRRTLSALPETAVASGRTIEVPPSLPPGSDIFDQEPLPLLVLNFEEQGIDETDLPLVAYGDMLFDSAQIFGSPARDLGIACSTCHNRSDVNQRLFIPGASHQPGAIDVDGAFFNSIFNDRRDDPLDIPSLRGLRFTGPYGRDGRFASLRDFTRNVVVNEFGGAEPTPFMLDALLAYMLEFDFLPNSMLTPDGQLTEAAPEAALRGEAIFNTPFAGLGDRSCASCHVPDANFLDRQAHDIGSVAPAYEGARAGALDTPTLLGTAYTAPYFHDGSLPTLAAVVDWFDETKTLGLTEAERTYLTAYLETVGAADEPYEAFDTENTTFRLAFSELTTFASTLDTLLPRRDAEHILLLTDTVAADLSADASTMSNLAARPDVYALAENLAEVSAAVRNEDWEAAGASWSAFKAEAADIEEGAF, encoded by the coding sequence ATGAGAGTGCTGCTCGCCACACTCGCAAGTGCGCTCCTCCTGTCCGGACCTGTCGCCGCGACGCCGGCCAAGGAGGCGCCTTGGCTTCCCGAGGCAGCGGCCTACCGTCTGACGCTCTTTCTTGGAAATCTCGAGCCTCTGCCCTGGGACTACATCGAGACCGCCTGGACGGAACCCTACCGGGGTTCGGAATTCTCTGTCGGGGCGCTGGCGTGGCTGGACCGCAAAAGCGATATCGAGCCTGACGGTCTCTTGGACGCTATAATGCGCGAAGACCTGCAGGCGGTCTTCGCCGAGGCGACGCGGCTTGTAGCGCTCAGGATTGAGGAGAATTTGGACCGTGCTCTCGCGGCCGAAGAATCGGCGACAGCACAGCAGGCCGTGCGAACGGCACGCGAACTCTACCGTGTGTTTGAGGATGGTATCGCGGCGGCCGATCCTGAAGCTGCAAGACGCATCGGCCTCGCCTGGCTGGAACTCAACAGCAGCACAGGTTCCGCTGGTGTTCTCGGCGCTGGCGCAACATCCGCGGATCGAGATACGATGGCAACCGCGCGCGCGGCCATTTCCGGCTATCTCGCGGAGAACTACCTCATTGATGACTTTGCTCCGCGTCGGACGCTCAGCGCCTTGCCCGAAACCGCCGTAGCCAGTGGCCGCACCATCGAGGTGCCGCCAAGCCTGCCGCCGGGCTCTGACATTTTCGATCAGGAGCCCCTGCCGCTGCTCGTTCTCAACTTCGAGGAGCAGGGCATCGACGAGACGGATCTGCCGCTTGTTGCCTACGGCGACATGCTGTTCGACAGTGCGCAAATCTTCGGCAGCCCCGCGCGCGATCTCGGGATCGCCTGCTCGACCTGTCACAACCGCTCGGACGTCAACCAGCGGCTCTTCATCCCCGGCGCCAGCCACCAACCGGGCGCGATCGACGTGGACGGCGCCTTTTTCAACTCGATCTTCAATGACAGGCGCGACGACCCGCTCGACATTCCCAGCCTGCGCGGCTTGCGTTTTACCGGTCCCTACGGCCGCGACGGTCGTTTTGCTTCCCTGCGCGACTTCACCCGCAACGTTGTTGTCAATGAGTTCGGCGGCGCGGAGCCGACGCCTTTCATGCTGGACGCGCTGCTCGCCTACATGCTCGAGTTCGACTTCCTGCCCAACTCCATGCTGACACCAGACGGTCAGTTGACCGAAGCCGCACCCGAGGCTGCGCTGCGCGGCGAAGCGATCTTCAACACGCCCTTCGCGGGACTCGGCGACCGCTCCTGCGCCAGTTGCCATGTGCCGGACGCGAACTTCCTCGACCGGCAGGCCCACGACATCGGCTCCGTCGCGCCGGCCTATGAAGGCGCCCGCGCCGGTGCACTGGACACTCCGACGCTGCTCGGCACTGCCTATACCGCGCCCTATTTCCATGACGGATCGCTGCCGACCTTGGCGGCTGTCGTAGACTGGTTCGACGAGACGAAGACGCTCGGACTGACCGAAGCGGAGCGAACTTATCTGACCGCCTATCTGGAGACCGTGGGCGCGGCGGACGAGCCCTATGAAGCATTCGACACCGAGAACACGACCTTCCGGCTGGCATTCTCCGAATTGACGACCTTCGCCTCGACGCTCGACACATTGCTGCCGCGTCGCGATGCGGAGCACATCCTGCTCCTGACCGACACCGTGGCAGCGGACCTTTCGGCTGACGCCAGCACCATGTCGAACCTCGCCGCACGGCCCGACGTCTACGCGCTAGCAGAGAACCTGGCCGAGGTCAGCGCCGCGGTGCGCAACGAGGACTGGGAGGCCGCCGGAGCAAGCTGGAGCGCATTCAAGGCCGAGGCCGCTGATATTGAAGAGGGGGCCTTCTGA
- the mntR gene encoding manganese-binding transcriptional regulator MntR yields MTKLQSQGREPFEAVDRAPEAQADGFATVRQAHESEMAEDYVELIAELIETRGEARPVEIAERLGVKPPTVTKNISRLKAAGLVRREPYRAIFLTDAGQDLAEICRRRHRVVVAFLLSLGIDEETAERDAEGIEHHVSGTTLEAFERRLNQK; encoded by the coding sequence ATGACAAAGCTACAATCACAAGGGCGTGAGCCATTCGAAGCGGTCGACCGGGCTCCCGAGGCGCAGGCCGATGGCTTTGCGACCGTGCGTCAGGCACATGAAAGCGAGATGGCGGAGGATTACGTCGAACTGATCGCGGAACTGATCGAGACGCGCGGGGAGGCCAGACCGGTCGAGATCGCCGAGCGGCTTGGCGTGAAGCCGCCGACCGTGACCAAGAACATCTCGCGGCTCAAGGCTGCTGGTCTGGTCCGGCGGGAGCCATACCGCGCGATATTCCTCACCGATGCCGGGCAGGACCTCGCGGAGATCTGTCGACGCCGCCACAGGGTCGTCGTCGCCTTTCTTCTGAGCCTGGGAATCGACGAAGAGACCGCGGAACGCGATGCGGAAGGGATCGAGCATCACGTCAGCGGGACGACATTGGAGGCGTTCGAGCGACGGCTCAATCAGAAATGA